A stretch of DNA from Candidatus Flexicrinis affinis:
TCACGCGCACCCACGGACGGTGCAGATTGCGTGCCGTCCAGCGCAGCACCTCGTAGGCGATGCCGGCGATTACCGGGATCAGCAGCACGCGCGAGAGGATCAGCAGCAGGAACGGCGGGCGTCCCAACACGCTGAACACCAGCACGCTGACGAACACGACCAGCAGCAGGAACGCCGTGCCGCAGCGCGGATGCTCGATCGGGTAGGTCTGCACGACCTCGGGCGTCAGCTCGGCGCCGGCCTCGTAGGCGTTGATCGTCTTGTGCTCGGCGCCGTGATAGCTGAAGACGCGCTTCATGTCCGGCAGCAGGCCGACGATGCTGATATACCCGACGAGGATCACAAGCTGGATCACGCCCTCGATCAGGTTGACGAGGAACGGCGCTTCTTCGAGACCGAGCACATGGCTGATGCCGGTGGCGGCGGTCGTCGGCAGCAGGAAGAATAGCCCGACGGCAAACAGCATCGAAAACGCGACCGTGCCCCAGCCGAGCGGGCCGTTGAAGTTGACCTCTTCCTCGCCCAGCGCCACATCGGCCGACCACATCAGGGCGCGCACGCCGAGGCCGAGCGCATCCCACAGCCCGACCACCCCGCGCACAAACGGCGTCTTGGTGATCTTGCTCCGGTACAATGCCGCCGGGATCGACGCGCGGTGCACGGCGATCTTGCCTTTCGGGTCGCGCACAGCCACGGCGAAAATATGCTGGCCGCGCATCATCACGCCTTCCAGCACGGCCTGACCGCCGTAGCTGAATTTCATCTCTCGTTTGACTTCGTTCATGGAACTGCCTTCGTCGATGGGCTGAACGATCTACGTGCTGGCGCGGGTTCAGCTTCCGCGCAGGGGGAGAATCAAGTCCTTGGGCACATCGGTCAAGCTGACCAGCTCGCCGCGTTGGGTGACGATCAGCATGTCCTCGACGCGCACGCCGAACCCCTGATCCGGATAGTATAACCCCGGTTCGATGGTGATGACGTTGCCGGGTGCAAAACGATCATCCTTCGACTGGTGGCTGATGCGCGGGCTTTCGTGCACGTTGAGGCCGACGCCGTGGCCGAGGCTGTGGACGTAGCCGACGTTGGTGCCGGGCTTGCTGCGCGAGGTCGGATGGCCGAGGCCCTCGAAGTAGTCCTGCACGGCTTCCTGCATCAGGTGAGTCGGCTTGTCGACGCCGAACTGTTCGAGCGCGATGTCGAACGCGTTCATCACCTGCTGGTACGCCTCGCGCACGTGATCGGGCGCGTAGCCGATGCACCACGTACGCGTCATGTCATGATGGTAGCCGCCGCCGATTTCGCGCGGGAAGAGATCGAACACGATCGGCTGGCCGAGCTTCAGCGCCTGACGCTCGTCGCCGCGGCTGTGCGGGAAGCCGCCGTCACGCCCCTGAGCGAAGATCATCGCCGTGTCTTCGAGGTCGCGGTCGAGCAGCGCGCGCCGGACGAACCGCTTGACGTCGCCGATCGTCAGCGGCGTGCCGTCGTCCTTGACGACCGTTTCGCTGTCGTCGGCGCGATGCCGGCTGATGAAGTCCCACGTCGCCTTGACGACCGCGCTCGTGCGCTGAGCGACAGAGCGAATGCGCGTGATCTCGACGTCATCCTTGGTCGTGTAGGCGGCGTCGAACAGGGTGGGATTGAGTTCACCGACGAACGTGTACTGCGGGAACCGCTGGCGCAGGCCGTCGATCAGCGCCAGCACGACGTTGACGTCGTTGGTGCCGTACACGCCGATGCGGCCGTCGGTCATGCCGAGCTTGTCAAGGCACCCGCCGTAGAACAGCACCTGAGTCAGGGCGGTGTCGCCGTTGGCCTTCTCGCGAGCCGCCTCCATGCCCATCGCGTGATAGTCGTAGACTTCGAGGCCGGACGCGGCAGCTTCGGCGGTTTCCATGCCGTTGACGACCAGCACCGGGCTGTGGCCGGCGAGTTTGATCGCCACGCCGCCGGTGATGCGAACGCCGCCGGTCAAATAATCCAGCGCCGGGCTGTGGTCATGGGCGGCGAACACCATCAGTGCATCCAGCCCGCGGTCTTGCATCAAGCGATCAATGTCGAGTTTCATGTGGTCGTAACCTTATAAACGGTACTCGCAACCTAACCCCCCAACCCCTTCTTCCAACAGAGAGTGGGAGTC
This window harbors:
- a CDS encoding DUF1385 domain-containing protein; protein product: MKFSYGGQAVLEGVMMRGQHIFAVAVRDPKGKIAVHRASIPAALYRSKITKTPFVRGVVGLWDALGLGVRALMWSADVALGEEEVNFNGPLGWGTVAFSMLFAVGLFFLLPTTAATGISHVLGLEEAPFLVNLIEGVIQLVILVGYISIVGLLPDMKRVFSYHGAEHKTINAYEAGAELTPEVVQTYPIEHPRCGTAFLLLVVFVSVLVFSVLGRPPFLLLILSRVLLIPVIAGIAYEVLRWTARNLHRPWVRVIVKPNLALQHLTTRQPSLDMLEVAIAAFKHVLVSEGELDESEVAHLPIWTKEPKPEPVAGD
- a CDS encoding M24 family peptidase → MKLDIDRLMQDRGLDALMVFAAHDHSPALDYLTGGVRITGGVAIKLAGHSPVLVVNGMETAEAAASGLEVYDYHAMGMEAAREKANGDTALTQVLFYGGCLDKLGMTDGRIGVYGTNDVNVVLALIDGLRQRFPQYTFVGELNPTLFDAAYTTKDDVEITRIRSVAQRTSAVVKATWDFISRHRADDSETVVKDDGTPLTIGDVKRFVRRALLDRDLEDTAMIFAQGRDGGFPHSRGDERQALKLGQPIVFDLFPREIGGGYHHDMTRTWCIGYAPDHVREAYQQVMNAFDIALEQFGVDKPTHLMQEAVQDYFEGLGHPTSRSKPGTNVGYVHSLGHGVGLNVHESPRISHQSKDDRFAPGNVITIEPGLYYPDQGFGVRVEDMLIVTQRGELVSLTDVPKDLILPLRGS